The following proteins come from a genomic window of Dreissena polymorpha isolate Duluth1 chromosome 1, UMN_Dpol_1.0, whole genome shotgun sequence:
- the LOC127848947 gene encoding golgin subfamily A member 6-like protein 6 isoform X3, with protein MGERGTSPYHESYVDRSDDQYSDDFDDETSDVGTKRYKTRSPLNRTGSGHTRPRRPKDSRGSDSKLLDNRSHRGRGGKGRGRFNHLGRTSQESHNVDNIAKRVLSARRLKINEIQNQNQELQLQIKDLKEENKLLKKTQNRADKALQKFEDRESELPQLIQRQNNEVRSLRDQIRKWREKYEKTDRYLRDAEDELEKLKIKLKKLKSLADEKELPERSDLNKKLNNAELDMEAKDVKIKELERYIQNLEKNHRHELGIERARQKDVTKQLTELREQHDKLNITVQEKEKEIQMKNIYVQRAQQKPPHRLPNSYNGTPQGTPPPRRRRQSLSEADKMTPRDRAKMMEEKRRDELKKQRELKMTKKKPGEFLYEEEEQHDKIKREKELRRMQEDDEKKEEERREREEKEQREMEERERRMNEEAQRDAEERRSREERERMKREAQEREQREKERREREEREEREREKKLKREQEERERRERERLEQERRAAEERRKFEDDVTVQAERKKKDEILAKLREIDEGGAGRKKDKESANDPFFVTQVKEDSTDSMASKKSYTFTKPIENLHKGKPARKDPPSSNTSFTVGPGRKTRNDVGSIETGGYNPTFGSKHGGGGPTSTAATKTFSLFDDEDSKSRSTVPPKPANKSKLMEDLFGSSDNNAPKHNDLFSSSKPVPKRTRETRGGFPWDEDGPSTKNQSEGFKAKRENSATLFGGGSALVNDEDFQKSSIRNNATLPRRPKQATATLSSKPTVNAVDHFDDEIEEVIL; from the exons ATCGGTCGCACAGGGGTCGTGGTGGAAAGGGGCGTGGCAGGTTCAATCACCTGGGAAGAACTAGTCAAGAGTCGCACAATGTGGACAATATCGCCAAACGTGTTCTTTCTGCGCGTcgcctcaaaatcaacgaaatacAAAATCAAAATCAGGAACTTCAGTTGCAAATCAAGGACTTGAAAGAGGAAAATAAATTACTCAAGAAAACACAGAACCGTGCTGATAAAGCATTACAAAAATTTGAGGACCGTGAAAGTGAACTTCCGCAGTTGATACAAAGACAGAATAATGAGGTGCGGAGTTTGCGGGATCAAATACGGAAATGGCGCGAAAAGTATGAGAAAACTGATCGTTATTTGAGGGACGCCGAAGATGAActagaaaaattgaaaattaagttAAAAAAGCTTAAAAGTTTAGCAGATGAAAAGGAGTTACCAGAGCGTAGTGACTTAAATAAGAAGTTAAATAATGCTGAACTTGACATGGAAGCAAAGGATGTGAAAATAAAG GAGTTGGAGCGGTACATACAGAATCTTGAGAAAAATCACCGCCATGAGCTGGGTATAGAACGAGCGAGACAGAAGGATGTGACCAAACAGTTGACTGAACTCAGGGAACAGCATGACAAGCTCAACATTACGGTCCAG GAAAAAGAGAAGGAAATTCAGATGAAGAACATCTATGTCCAGCGGGCGCAGCAGAAGCCCCCTCACAGATTGCCAAACTCCTACAACGGCACACCCCAAGGCACTCCCCCTCCACGCCGGCGCCGGCAGTCTCTGTCGGAGGCTGACAAGATGACCCCTCGAGATAGGGCAAAAATGATGGAGGAGAAACGACGGGACGAGTTGAAAAAACAGAGGGAACTGAAAATG ACTAAGAAAAAACCAGGAGAATTTCTGTATGAAGAGGAGGAG CAACACGATAAAATCAAGAGGGAGAAGGAGCTACGCAGAATGCAGGAGGATGACGAGAAAAAGGAGGAAGAGAGGAGGGAAAGAGAAGAAAAGGAACAACGTGAAATGGAGGAACGGGAACGAAGGATGAACGAGGAGGCACAACGGGATGCAGAGGAGCGGAGGTCAAGGGAAGAAAGAGAAAGGATGAAACGGGAAGCGCAAGAAAGAGAACAGCGTGAGAAGGAAAGACGGGAAAGGGAGGAAAGGGAAGAACGGGAAAGGGAGAAGAAGTTGAAGAGGGAACAGGAGGAACGGGAAAGGCGGGAACGGGAAAGATTGGAGCAGGAGAGACGCGCAGCTGAGGAACGGAGGAAATTTGAGGACGACGTTACGGTGCAGGCAGAAAGGAAGAAGAAGGATGAGATACTGGCAAAGTTGAGGGAGATTGACGAGGGAGGTGCTGGTAGAAAGAAGGACAAGGAAAGTGCAAATGATCCCTTCTTTGTGACTCAGGTGAAAGAGGACAGTACGGACTCAATGGCAAGTAAAAAGAGCTACACTTTCACAAAGCCCATCGAGAATCTGCATAAAGGGAAGCCTGCTCGTAAGGATCCACCATCGTCAAACACTAGTTTTACTGTTGGTCCAGGGAGGAAGACCAGAAACGATGTGGGCTCAATAGAAACTGGTGGCTATAATCCGACTTTTGGCTCAAAACACGGGGGTGGTGGTCCTACTTCCACTGCGGCCACAAAAACTTTCTCCTTGTTTGATGATGAGGACTCAAAATCAAGGTCCACTGTGCCTCCAAAACCAGCAAATAAATCAAAACTCATGGAAGACTTGTTTGGCTCAAGTGACAATAATGCTCCAAAACACAATGATTTATTTTCCTCATCTAAACCTGTTCCAAAGCGAACACGGGAAACACGGGGCGGTTTTCCTTGGGATGAAGATGGACCATCCACCAAGAACCAGTCTGAGGGTTTTAAAGCTAAACGGGAAAATTCAGCAACACTCTTTGGTGGAGGCAGTGCGCTAGTAAATGACGAAGATTTTCAAAAGTCATCAATTCGTAATAACGCAACACTTCCTCGAAGGCCGAAACAGGCAACGGCAACCTTAAGTTCAAAGCCTACAGTTAATGCAGTTGACCATTTTGATGATGAAATAGAAGAAGTTATTTTATGA